The nucleotide sequence AGTGAAGAGAGTGAACGTAAGTAGATTACCGAATCATTATAAAAAGAGTTTGCATCTCTCTCATCTCaactacttatttatttacttgttttgttgcttttattgtcatttttcaaaaaaaggtttaataaattaaaccaATTCAATCCTCTCTTGGGTGATTCTCTAAAGTTAATTAGCTTTGTTTCACAATTGCTATCAAAGCTaaatctcttattttttttgttttttgtttttatatttaatcaacAGAAACCTTTCCATTTCTTGAAATTGATCTATCAGTTCATTTTATTCTCTATATCATACCAAACCaaatgtttttgaatttttaactCAAAGGCCTCCTCTTTTAACTCCCAATCATCAAACTATcttgaataaatattaatttaacatgcaaacaataaaaatataatttagataGGCTTAAATTCCaaccataaataataataataataatgagtcatcataaacaatatatataaggTAGAGGACAATTCCAGTGATAAGTAATCATTCATCCATGCATGTGCTCCGAAAAGAGTTCTGAAGCGAGATTCTGTTTCTTTTTTCAAACTTGATCGGTAAGAGGCGCAGAAGTAGTTGGCTGAGGAGATTGGGTATCGGATTTGGGCTGGGATTTATTCCCAGATATCCAATGAGCAGGTTTACATAAAAACTCAGGAGCCTTTCTCACTGTCCAGCGCAGTCCTACGAAAGCtccatagagaagaaaaatggggAGAAGTAGGAGAACGATGAATGTTACAATCACCATGGCAAACGAAAAGAAAGCGAGGGCAAACGGAAGGAAAGAGAGGTAAAAGACGACAAGGAGGAATAATACAAACAGAATGGCAACAACTATGAGGAAGCTTGCAACAAAACTTTTGAACCATTCACTGCAAGGTACCAGCACTGCTGAACGTAGAGgtgaatatgaaagaaaaaaaatggggacaGGAAGGAATGCAACCACATCCCAAACAACATTTTTTGGACTATGTGTCATTATCAGGACGATTGTTGCTCCAAACGCCACTGCCATCATTGAGACCGAGAGGACCAGACATATAATTCCCTGTCTCAGCTTTCTAAACAGATATATCTTGAAGTCTTCTAAAGGAAATGAGGATGTAAGGATGGAGAAAAACATACCCACAGATGTCAAAGCCAAAGCGAGGGAGATCACATCAGCTAAAACGAAAACCATAAAGAAGGGTTTAGAGTGAAGGATTGGAATGCCGGTATCTTGATTAGGACCTCCTGGTACCGTGTAGGCTGCTGCGAAGGCAACAGTGGCTATGAAAACAGAAAGAATGGTGCAATTCTCAGTAGTGGCCATTAGCCATTCCTTGGCGTCTTTATGGAGATTTTCATTAGAAGCAGCAAATAATTCTTCAGCAGTCTGGTGATCTTTGTTGAGAGGCTTGGTCAAATGCATCTTACAGGCCGACTTCACTTTCTGCACCCACACATACCATcacaagcttttttttttttttcctgtaatCCATTCATCTATAACCAGACTAAATTAAAACATGGTGACTTTTAAGCTtgatatcattatttttctaaCAACTTATACTTATAGGTCTACTAGGATAGCTTTTAATAGGTATCTTGGCTTACGAGAAGTCTTGAATTTGAATCTCATTAATGTGTTTATTTTCCCATGCTTTTATTGAGCCTTGTGTCAGTCCAGCATGACTacaatgataaattaattaatacatcATTCTACGATAAGGAAACTACTTTTCATACCATATAAAAAAAGTGATAGCTAAGGAAAAACCCATATGTGACAAAAATTGATCTTATTTGTTTATACTTCTAACAAGGTTCTCTTTATTTATACTaagattatattttcttatgcttaatttgattttatttctttatatttaagtCTCATCTTTTAGTTGAGGTAATCGTTTAGTAACTTAGCATTTTTCTAACTTGACACATATCTCTCATCAATTACCTAGCTAATAACTTATTCTTTTTGGTAATAAAGACTGATCAAGACTCAAATGGCCTAATCGAAGTGAATGCATGTGAACAATGTATATGCTTGTGGTTAATGGGTAAGTAGAAGTGCACCTCAAACAAAAGCAACTCATCTTGTAGTTGGAGTGCAGGGCTTTGCATCTTTTCACTAGcttgactttttcttttttggctgACCATGTGTAGTACAGAGTTTCCTTTGTTATCCGTAGCTGATAATAACCTTCTTGCAAGTACTTCAGACTTTACCACCATATCAAAAATATCAATATGACGATAAAGGATTGCCACATGTAATATATTCATTCCCTCCTTATTTGTATGTGTAAATGTCTGAGGATGGAAGTAGAGTATTTTGTCGACAATTTCTTCAATGTTTGACATTGTTGCCAAAAATAATGGAGTTTCATCGCTCTTCTTGTCCTTGTTAGTTAAACTTTCTTGGGAGTTTTGTCCTTCCTTTTTTTGGAACAATTTAGAGAAGTGTTCTTCTATTTCATACTCCTTACTCTCATCTTGACCCACTGCTTTAGAATTAATATTAGCATCCCATGAAGTGTCGTGCTTTGCTAAATTCTTGACGAGTGCTGTAAGTGTCAATCTGTTTCCCGTAACATGAGACATTGAGGATTActtttatgtaatatttaaaactatttgatATAAAAGTGCTTTTATAATATAGATCATATttcataaatctaaaatttaactATTGAAATACTGAAACATATAAATATTGAATTTacaaataaacaacctaatatcATATGAAACACTCAAACAAGCTAATACTAAAtactcaatttattaaaatactgAAATTTATCATTAGTAAATAACTTAGTATCATATAATATTGAAGTCTAATAGTTTATTCTACATATGAGTCCTTACATGCCTATACATATTTTGGTTAATATTATATCACCAATAGAATACTGCAACAATAATAGCTTCCAATGAGTAGGTCAATTGATCCATAAAGAagacttttcatttttctttttaatttttttaataatcgtttaaaagttattaaaaattggGTCATTGCTAATGAGAAATAGTCACATAGCAAAAGTGGCTATATTTGTTTGTACATTGATTTTGTATTGACGTCTTATTTTTCTATACCTTATTATCattcatttgtttaattttacCACATATATCAACAACTCATATCATGAGTTAGGCTTAAGGTTCCTATTCTGtactttcttaaaaatttaaatagtaaattgaTGACAATCAATGTAAAACCTAATTCTCTTCCTATTCTTTcttaaaatgttataaattttttttaatttttatctaggtcatgttccttttcataattaagtcatttttttttctattttagttcaatagttcaaatttatttatacatatcaataattcaaattcaaagtttgatatgataataaattgaaacactagaattttcttttttgagccTAGAATTACTCTTGGGTTGAACATTGCGCATTAGAGCCTTTGTGGGCCTAGTATATTATACACTTGGGTTGAACATCTATTTTTTGGGATGGTctaaatatatgttaaatcaAGAATTTTTGTATGTTTGAGAAAGAATTCGTATCCTAGCATATTCGAGAAGCAATTTCGAAAACCTATTAACAATTCTCAAGTACAAACTATTGTGAGAAGTAGTTCGAGTTTGTTTTTTCTCCTTCAactaattatgttttaaatttcttatgtaAAAACTCTTAAAAGTATTGACTATTAAAATAAGTTGATATCCAAGGTGCATACCAAAACATTCCATATCTcaccttttatttttcatcacatCTCTTTTGAAGGTTTCCTCATCTGAAATGAAACTTTGTTTGTGAGATGTTTACGCCACAATTtgtaagagaaaaaataataaaaatatgtaatagaaaaagaaataaatggttaTTAATTATAGGAAATCAAAGTAAGCAATTATTggtgaatgaaaaagaaaaaaaattatatatcaaattttattagatagACTAAGAAACAAAATCCATGGGGATAAAATCCATATTTTGTTAGAGAGaggaaaattgagaagaaaacagTTATATCCATAAAAGCCCCCATTTCACAACACAAGTCAACAAAACAGGGACATTGAATATGATTTGCTCAATTCCTTTCTACTACACATAGTGCTAACATCATGGGTCCTATTCTATTTATGGAGAATAAACATTACTGCTATGTGTTAAAGCAATTAAATTGGGTTCAATTGGGTTAGATAGGCTTGAAATCTTGAATGTATATCATACATTGTTTTACATATTTCTCCTCTTTTGTTCCATAACAATATACATAGAAGTCTGTTTCTGACTCTAGTAAAATATAGTTTAGAACATTatcaaaattatgaatttcttTAAAGTCAAAATCATATAAGTCAATTGAATTGAGTTATAAATTAACCTAtagacttttaaaaatatataaaacataaagtAGCATAATCAAagattgtttaatatatatcaCATGAATAGTCCACTGGACCAGTTTATGATGAAAGAAGCAATATATACTTTTGTAGCCTAAAGTTGATGAGTTGATATAAAAATCACTAGAGAAGAGCATAAGCGTTTGGGTTAAGTAAGTCCCTTGAAGAAAGTTGCAATTAATATGAGTAAAAGATTCATGAGATTTTCTATACAATAGACTAGATACATGGTTTTGCTTGAATGAGAGTTTATATGGAGTTCCCATATATATCATCTGTTTATCTACCaccttttgtattttattttttgatcttGTTGAATATTTAATCTAAAATTAATCTTGTTTGAACTATCAATTCACCTCTCTCTAAGTAGTCGCATGCAATAAGACGTATTTGTACATATGTTCTTTTCAAAAAGCAATGTAaactaattatgaaaaaatgcactgaaaaattcaacaaaatttagcATTACAAAACTATATTAACCATATAcccaatttcaaaaaaattttgcctttcaaataaaaatgcaaataaGAGTAATTGAGTAAATGAAGAatagatgatgatgaagaaagaGTCAAATGTACCATACATAATTCCGTGAGAATTTCCatggaaaattttacaaattcttGTAGTATAGAGCTTTGTTTCATTCGAGTTTTTGATTTGTTGAGTTGCTCCATGAACCCTCGTCTTTGTATTTTCCTCTTTCGAAATGCAGTTGGATTGCATGCAAGATATTGAAAAGCGGTCATTGAGGATTGATCCCTTTCTTTAATTAAGTATGGATAGTTCTCGGCAATTAATGACGCTAAATCTGTTTCACATCAATTTTGCAAAGATAAAAcgaaaaacataaatattaaattagtagTCTAGTACACTTTTTgcaatatttatatcaaaattaaaattactataaataatatataaagtgaaagcttaaattaaaattactataaatgttgtaaaacaaagacaaatataatgcaaatcaaagtagtagagataaaatatatcttactttgatatataatatggaagaaggaatcaaagaagagaattgagaaagtgaaagaaagagagagaaagagagagaatgagaggaagagctttctttctttctcgggATACTTTTACATGGaggggtaagaagccttttataggcttcataatatgaactccatttactcatctttaagatgagtaatgggagttcataatggccatcaatgtggtcattcattcttttcatttacaacactcccccttggatgaccaccatattaaaagaatatgcctcattaaaaccttgctagtaaaaaaccctataggaaaaacctagcgaaggaaaaagagtacaatattcttttcttggtatattaggactgtctcattaaaaaccttgccagtaaaacctagtaggacaaaacctggacgaaggaaaaaagagtacagtacactaacacccttttacaagcatactccccctcatgtcgatatccttgagttgacgcattccaatcctgtgtattaacttcttgaatgttgaggttggcaatgattttgtgaataaatctgctagattatcacttgagcgtatttgttgcacatcaatttcaccactcttctggagttcatgtgtataaaagaattttggtgaaatgtgtttagttctatctcctttaatataaccccctgttatttgtgcaatgcatgcagcattatcttcaaataatgttgtcgggtcacctttgatagaggagagtccacatgattcccgaatatgctggatcatagatcttagccatatacattcacgacttgcttcatgaattgccagtatttctgaatgatttgatgatgtggctaccattgtttgtttgacatatctccatgaaatagcagtaccattgcaattaaacacataccctgtttgtgacctgcctttatgtggatctgaaagatatcctgcatctgcatatccaagcaattgttgctttgattcccttgagtaaaataaacccatatcagtagttccgcgaagataacgcaatatatgtttgataccattccaatgtcttcgagttggagcggaactgtatcttgctaataaattgacaaaaaaagcaatgtctggacgtgtacaattggcaagatacataagtgcaccaatagcactaagatatggtacttcaggatcaagtaactcttcatccttttcgcaaggacgaaatgagtattttttcacatcaagtgatcggacaaccattggagaacttaaaggatgcgctttatccatataaaaacgcttcaaaactttcttaatgtatgttgattgatgtactaaaactccatttggaaaatgctcgatctgcaggccgagacaaaattttgtttttccaagatctttcatttcaaattcctttttcaagtaatttgttgttcttgtgagctcttcaggagttccaacaagatttaagtcatcaacatacactgcaataattgcaaatccggtttctgatttcttaatgaagatgcatgggcatatagggttattcacatacccttcttttagcaagtattcgctaaggcgattataccacatgcgtccagattgctttaatccatacaaggatcgttgtaacttgattgagtacatgctacgaggctttgtattatttgcatcaggcaatttaaatccttcggggattttcatgtatatatcattatccatggatccgtataaatatgttgtaataacatccatgagacgcatatccagtccttctgagagtgccaaactaattaagaaacgaaatgtgattgcgtccatgacagGAGAATATGTTTTCTCGTAGTCAATGCCAGGTCtctgcgagaaaccttgtgctactaatcgcgctttatatcttatgatctcattattctcattgcgctttcgtacaaatacccatttgtacccaacaggctttacatcttcaggtgtttggactacaggtccaaaaacttctcgttttgttaatgagtttaattctgcctgtatagcttctttccattttggccaatcatttctatgtcgacattcttccacatttcgtggttggggatcttcatcatttcttatgatattagaggccacttggaaagcaaaaatattgttaataacaatattatttcgatcccatttttctcccatttgtacataacttactgagatctcacaattttcaggtacctgtgcctcttcaggggcttctcgTTCAATATGTGGATCTTCAGgggtttcttgttcaatatgtgcctcttcgggggcttcttgttcaatatgtgcctcttcaggggctttctgcattatttgtgcctcttctagggctatagatttatcaattttaaactgatcagtcattttgatggtctcttctagagtgccaagtttttcttgggttctcctcttcctgggagttacatcctttgagccgacaggtctaccacgcttcaggtgtatcttagattcatttgttaactgtcctacagggatatcaatccgtgctggagtatttgcagccgggatatatgactttgtcactttctttgtatcaatgaatgcatctggtaattgatttgcaagattttgcaaatgaatgatcctttgaacttctagttcacattgatttgtacgaggatcaagatgggtcatagtagatgtcttccaactaatttctcgtcgttcttcaagaatcgacttttctctccctaatgatgggaaaacactctcattaaaatgacaatccgcaaagcgggctgtaaaaacatcgcctgtcaaaggttcaagatatcttatgatagatggagaatcaaaacctacataagccccaagtcttcgttggggacccattttagtgcgttgtgtaggtgcaattggtacatatactgcacaaccaaagattcgtaagtgagagatatttggttgttttccaagcacaagttgtgaaggggagtattcatggtaagttgtaggtcgaatacggactaaagctgcagcatgcataatagcatgtccccaggcggaagtaggtaatttggttttcattagtaatggtcgagctattaattggagacgtttgatgaaggattctgctaaaccattctgggtatgagtatgagcaacaggatgctcaatatttatccctactgacatgcaatagtcaatgaatgtttgagaagtaaattcgctagcattatcaagacgtattgtcttaattggataatctggaaattgtgctcgtaatctgattatttgtgcaaggagttTAGCAAAGGCTACGTtacgtgtagaaaggagacaaacatgtgaccacctagtagaagcatctattaagatcataaaataacggaatggtccacatggtggatggataggcccacatatgtccccatgtattctttctaaaaagattggtgactcagatatgactttagtaaaagatggtctgattatcaatttaccttgtgagcaggcagcacatgagtattcattgggcgaaagaatcttctggttctttagtggatgcccatgtgagtgttcgattattcgacgcatcattgaagaccctgggtgacctagcctgtcatgccaaaggacaaaaacttttgggtcgttgaacttctggttcacgacaacatatgattcaataggctttatagttgtatgatacaacccagaggagaaagccgggagtttttccattataagcttctggccagatataatggaagtaatataaagatattctacattatcttcattcatagtttcaatatgatatccatttctgcggatatctttaaaactgagcaaatttcttctggatttgctagaatataacgcgtcatttatatggaatctagttccatttggcaacgttatgtttgctcttccagagccttcaactaagtttgtagtacctgatatggtacttacattagcttttattaatgtcaattcgaggaaatatcttttatctcgaagaattgtgtgcgtgGTCGCACAGTCCGcaagacatacatcatcctcattcatcttgagaccaaataacacatggatttcagatataacaaaaaaacagggcataatgtaaataacaaagtaaatcagatgtaaatataagacataataatatattattttatatataaagtaacatcaatcaatgttaattttttcatcatttatcaaatggtctgttttttcattgggacctccaaagaaatcaatgtcatagtaggttaggtccaatccatcaccatcggtaaagttcatctctatctcttttcctttagcttttattgatgcttggtaaaggtcgaccaaatgtttgggcgtacgacaagtacgcgaccaatgccccttcataccacatctataacaattattctcatggttcttaacaggtttatcttgtatacgcttcccattttcttgtattgtctcagtattgttccacttctggtggtgcaatgaggctttcattttctgagaattattactataagaaccatggtatcggggatttcttccacgaccacgaccacgtcctcgtcctcgtccacgtccacgagtttgggatgatattgcattcacttcagggaatggttcagatccagttggacgagactggtgatttctcatcaaaagctcattattttgttcagcaacaagaagacatgatattaattcagaatattttgtaaatctacgctctcgatattgctgctgcaggagcacattcgaggcatgaaacgtagtaaaagttttctctaacatgtcttcctctgtgattttttctccacacagctttaattgagagctgattttgaaaagtgcagagttgtattcactaacagttttaaaattttgcaaccttaggtgcatccaatcatatcgagcttttgggagaatcacagttttctggtggtcatatctttctttcaaattactccatagagtaaatGGGTCCTTTaccgtaagatactcattttttaaaccttcatggaggtgatagcgaaggaaaatcaatgcttttgcgcgatcctgcagggatgcttgatttccttgtttgatcgtagctccaaggttcattgcatcaagatgtaattcagcatcaaggatccaagatagatagttctttcccgaaatgtcaagtgccacaaattcgagttttgtgatattcgacattgtcaaataacttcatatatatgacaaaacaatattattaaaataagttataataacttgatagcattggtataactttgattataaacaaaatcaaataatttgtttataacttttaacaatatgtaacaaaacaagtcaacaataatataaatatgtaaaattttattttatataaataatttcaagtttaagatacgagaattaccttcagagcaattcgtgctgataacgtgttgtaaaacaaagacaaatataatgcaaatcaaagtagtagagataaaatatatcttactttgatatataatatggaagaaggaatcaaagaagagaattgagaaagtgaaagaaagagagagaaagagagagaatgagaggaaaagctttct is from Vitis riparia cultivar Riparia Gloire de Montpellier isolate 1030 chromosome 10, EGFV_Vit.rip_1.0, whole genome shotgun sequence and encodes:
- the LOC117924136 gene encoding uncharacterized protein LOC117924136 isoform X1, which produces MAATNDSEQKELISKLYKALRKKDNEHVAEVCHELPEGPLQRISIYNDTVLHMATHSKQKDLVLKLLNMLPADRQLSDIKNNDGNTILHEVATSDAMKDVAEELLTRDSDLLIASNDSGETPIFCAARYGQTEMFKFLAGKMGLTKEGPEDYKPYLRRKDGTTVLHLSIATECFDLASLIAENYPYLIKERDQSSMTAFQYLACNPTAFRKRKIQRRGFMEQLNKSKTRMKQSSILQEFVKFSMEILTELYEETFKRDVMKNKRLTLTALVKNLAKHDTSWDANINSKAVGQDESKEYEIEEHFSKLFQKKEGQNSQESLTNKDKKSDETPLFLATMSNIEEIVDKILYFHPQTFTHTNKEGMNILHVAILYRHIDIFDMVVKSEVLARRLLSATDNKGNSVLHMVSQKRKSQASEKMQSPALQLQDELLLFEKVKSACKMHLTKPLNKDHQTAEELFAASNENLHKDAKEWLMATTENCTILSVFIATVAFAAAYTVPGGPNQDTGIPILHSKPFFMVFVLADVISLALALTSVGMFFSILTSSFPLEDFKIYLFRKLRQGIICLVLSVSMMAVAFGATIVLIMTHSPKNVVWDVVAFLPVPIFFLSYSPLRSAVLVPCSEWFKSFVASFLIVVAILFVLFLLVVFYLSFLPFALAFFSFAMVIVTFIVLLLLPIFLLYGAFVGLRWTVRKAPEFLCKPAHWISGNKSQPKSDTQSPQPTTSAPLTDQV
- the LOC117924136 gene encoding ankyrin repeat-containing protein At5g02620-like isoform X2 — translated: MAATNDSEQKELISKLYKALRKKDNEHVAEVCHELPEGPLQRISIYNDTVLHMATHSKQKDLVLKLLNMLPADRQLSDIKNNDGNTILHEVATSDAMKDVAEELLTRDSDLLIASNDSGETPIFCAARYGQTEMFKFLAGKMGLTKEGPEDYKPYLRRKDGTTVLHLSIATECFDEETFKRDVMKNKRLTLTALVKNLAKHDTSWDANINSKAVGQDESKEYEIEEHFSKLFQKKEGQNSQESLTNKDKKSDETPLFLATMSNIEEIVDKILYFHPQTFTHTNKEGMNILHVAILYRHIDIFDMVVKSEVLARRLLSATDNKGNSVLHMVSQKRKSQASEKMQSPALQLQDELLLFEKVKSACKMHLTKPLNKDHQTAEELFAASNENLHKDAKEWLMATTENCTILSVFIATVAFAAAYTVPGGPNQDTGIPILHSKPFFMVFVLADVISLALALTSVGMFFSILTSSFPLEDFKIYLFRKLRQGIICLVLSVSMMAVAFGATIVLIMTHSPKNVVWDVVAFLPVPIFFLSYSPLRSAVLVPCSEWFKSFVASFLIVVAILFVLFLLVVFYLSFLPFALAFFSFAMVIVTFIVLLLLPIFLLYGAFVGLRWTVRKAPEFLCKPAHWISGNKSQPKSDTQSPQPTTSAPLTDQV